A genomic window from Chaetodon auriga isolate fChaAug3 chromosome 13, fChaAug3.hap1, whole genome shotgun sequence includes:
- the sik1 gene encoding serine/threonine-protein kinase SIK1, producing MVIMTENSRGAQSSPAQGRPLQVGFYEIIRTLGKGNFAVVKLAKHKVTKTQVAIKIIDKTRLNPSNLEKIYREVQIMKLLNHPHIIKLYQVMETKDMLYIVTEYAKNGEMFDHLTSNGRMSEDEARKKFWQILTAVDYCHRHHIVHRDLKTENLLLDANMNIKLADFGFGNFYNAGEPLSTWCGSPPYAAPEVFEGKEYEGPQLDIWSLGVVLYVLVCGSLPFDGPSLPALRQRVTEGRFRIPFFMSQDCENLIRKMLVVDPARRISVAQIKQHRWMLEDPTAPHQTLSHSLTEYNSNLGDYSEPVLGIMNTLGIDRQRTIESLQSSSYNHFSAIYYLLLERVREHRAQQLSRQCGTWTQRPRSTSDSSGPEVIMESTDSFRTTAFSIPAKSAPPVYSDKEYDQGGLFQRVVFPVEASLNRLLWNRSISPNSLLETSISEEVRPRDLEEEEATQTLGPLLPPTTTSRRHTLAEVSARFHQCNPPCIVVSPSDGASSDSCLKSSSSPAPSLQAAMGEMSTLLASGAEGGALLPTGAPLALSSHLLPQAQGSLPAASFQEGRRASDTSLTQGLKAFRQQLRKNTRTKGLLGLNKIKGLTRQVVPPPSCNRGSRGSLGPALSEHRSMLEEVLHQQRMLQIQHQSQPQVQAPQTGPTQNTLLFLSQQQSPSPPPTTVFASSSIFDTPTTSALPPQQASVGLQHGPWQQTLETSSSGCSSSTSSCYSSTLSPVASAAYLLEARLHISQQTHPYPHTSLQQQPQSAAQGTFPIMSKPVVWSMGSASSADPDVQELGLAAQQQLSSCVMVK from the exons ATGGTGATCATGACCGAGAACAGCCGGGGGGCTCAGTCCAGCCCTGCCCAGGGAAGGCCCCTGCAGGTCGGCTTCTACGAGATCATCCGCACCCTGGGGAAGGGCAACTTTGCGGTGGTGAAACTGGCCAAACATAAAGTTACCAAAACACAG GTGGCCATTAAGATCATTGACAAGACCCGACTGAATCCCTCCAACCTGGAGAAGATTTACAGAGAGGTGCAGATTATGAAGCTGCTAAACCACCCCCACATCATTAAACTCTACCAG GTCATGGAGACCAAAGACATGCTGTACATTGTGACAGAGTATGCAAAGAATGGAGAGATGTTTG acCACCTGACCTCAAATGGCCGTATGAGTGAAGATGAGGCACGAAAGAAGTTCTGGCAGATTCTTACAGCCGTGGACTACTGCCATCGACACCACATCGTTCACCGTGACCTAAAAACGGAGAACCTGTTGCTGGATGCCAATATGAATATCAAACTGGCTG ACTTTGGATTTGGAAACTTCTACAATGCAGGGGAGCCTCTGTCAACATGGTGTGGCAGTCCGCCTTATGCTGCCCCTGAAGTGTTTGAAGGGAAAGAGTATGAGGGGCCTCAGCTGGACATTTGG AGCCTTGGTGTGGTGCTTTATGTTCTTGTCTGCGGCTCTCTTCCATTTGATGGACCCAGTCTTCCTGCACTCAGACAGAGAGTCACTGAGGGACGATTCAGAATCCCTTTCTTCATGTCCCAAG ACTGTGAAAACCTGATTCGTAAGATGCTGGTAGTGGACCCAGCCAGGAGAATCAGCGTGGCCCAGATCAAGCAGCACCGCTGGATGCTGGAAGACCCAACAGCACCTCACCAAACCCTCAGCCATTCCCTGACAGAGTACAACTCAAACCTGGGGGACTACAGTGAACCTGTGCTGGGCATCATGAATACTCTGGGTATCGACCGCCAGAGGACCATCGAG tctctgcagagcagcagttacAATCACTTCTCTGCTATCTActacctgctgctggagagagtgagagagcatcGCGCCCAGCAGCTGAGCCGCCAGTGCGGAACCTGGACCCAGAGACCCAGGAGCACCTCCGACTCCTCCGGGCCAGAG GTGATTATGGAGTCCACAGACAGCTTTAGAACCACAGCATTTTCAATTCCAGCCAAAAGCGCTCCTCCAGTGTACTCGGACAAGGAGTACGACCAAGGTGGATTGTTCCAG CGTGTGGTGTTTCCAGTGGAGGCCAGCCTGAACAGGCTGCTCTGGAACCGCTCCATTTCACCCAACAGCCTGCTGGAGACGAGCATCAGCGAAGAGGTGCGGCCCAGGGAcctagaggaggaggaggcaacgCAAACTCTCGGGCCTCTGCTCCCTCCCACCACCACTTCCCGCAGACACACTCTGGCTGAGGTGTCGGCCCGTTTCCACCAGTGCAACCCTCCAT GTATTGTGGTCAGTCCCTCAGATGGTGCCTCTTCTGATAGCTGTCTGAAGTCCTCATCTAGTCCAGCCCCCAGTTTGCAGGCTGCTATGGGTGAGATGTCAACACTTCTGGCCTCGGGGGCTGAAGGTGGAGCTCTGCTGCCCACTGGAGCTCCCCTagccctctcctcccacctcctgcCCCAGGCCCAGGGCAGCCTGCCTGCTGCCAGCTTCCAGGAGGGTCGCAGAGCCTCTGACACCTCCCTTACTCAAG GCCTGAAAGCTTTCCGCCAGcagctgaggaaaaacacacgcACTAAAGGGCTTCTGGGATTAAATAAGATCAAGGGTCTAACAAGGCAGGTTGTTCCTCCACCCTCTTGTAACCGTGGCAGCAGAGGGTCACTGGGTCCAGCTCTTTCTGAGCACCGCAGCAtgctggaggaggtgctgcaCCAGCAAAG GATGCTGCAGATCCAGCACCAATCCCAGCCTCAGGTCCAAGCCCCTCAGACAGGACCTACCCAGAATACCCTGCTTTTTCTGTCCCAGCAGCAGTCACCCTCTCCTCCGCCTACTACCGTGTttgcttcctcctccatctttgacACCCCCACCACCTCTGCCCTGCCTCCTCAGCAAGCTTCAGTGGGTCTACAGCACGGCCCCTGGCAACAAACCCTCGAGACTTCCTCTTCTGGCTGCTCCTCATCCACCTCATCCTGCTACTCCTCTACTCTGTCCCctgtggcctctgctgcttACCTTCTGGAAGCTCGTCTGCACATCAGCCAGCAAACCCACCCTTACCCCCACACCAGCCTCCAACAGCAGCCCCAGTCTGCAGCACAGGGCACCTTCCCCATCATGTCCAAACCAGTGGTGTGGAGCATGGGCTCGGCCTCCAGTGCAGACCCTGACGTGCAGGAGTTGGGTCTggctgcacagcagcagctcagtagCTGTGTGATGGTGAAGTAA